The Streptomyces luteogriseus genome includes a window with the following:
- a CDS encoding DUF2243 domain-containing protein, with the protein MATTQGEARSGTARPADLRLPGIVLGVGMGGFADGILLHQLLQWHHMLSSTNQDRIGVRYYNPHTVSGLEMNTLWDGVFHTVCWLAVLLGLAVLYTRVTHDRRRVWTSRVLWGWMLVGWGLFNLVEGVLDHHILGIHHVHAGEGRLWWDIGFLVLGALLVTGGHLLQRGGQFFDPGAPADRHEGLHG; encoded by the coding sequence ATGGCCACCACGCAGGGCGAAGCCCGATCCGGCACGGCACGACCGGCGGACCTCCGGCTGCCGGGCATCGTGCTCGGGGTCGGGATGGGCGGGTTCGCCGACGGCATCCTGTTGCACCAGCTGCTCCAGTGGCACCACATGCTCTCCAGCACCAACCAGGACCGCATCGGGGTGCGGTACTACAACCCCCACACCGTCTCCGGCCTGGAGATGAACACCCTGTGGGACGGCGTCTTCCACACCGTGTGCTGGCTCGCGGTCCTGCTCGGGCTGGCCGTGCTGTACACGCGGGTCACCCACGACCGGCGGCGGGTGTGGACCTCCCGGGTGCTGTGGGGCTGGATGCTCGTCGGCTGGGGCCTGTTCAACCTCGTGGAGGGCGTGCTGGACCATCACATTCTCGGCATCCACCACGTCCACGCCGGGGAGGGCCGGCTGTGGTGGGACATCGGCTTCCTCGTCCTGGGCGCCCTGCTGGTCACCGGCGGCCACCTGCTCCAGCGCGGCGGACAGTTCTTCGACCCCGGTGCACCTGCCGACCGGCATGAGGGCCTGCACGGCTGA
- a CDS encoding cytochrome c oxidase assembly protein has protein sequence MGHHLHGHGHAAGGGTPDWLPPALMLLVASGVYLLLVRRARHRHPVLGWSRWRTGCFLGGIVLLGVALLPPVAPFAHADFRGHMVQHLLIGMYAPLALVLAAPVTLLLRTLPASGGRRLTAVLHSPPARVIAHPAVALALSTGGLAVLYFTPLYNAITADPAAHWLLHAHFLLSGCLFAHVIAGPDPAPDRPGVRARLVYLGVAVAAHAVISQLMYGGFWADIHAPIDQVRGGAEIMYYGGDLAELLLAAASVATWRPERRGAVGRGAAGRSAGRGVARARNVSGGS, from the coding sequence ATGGGCCACCATCTGCACGGGCACGGGCACGCCGCGGGCGGCGGCACCCCGGACTGGCTTCCGCCGGCGCTGATGCTGCTCGTCGCCTCCGGTGTCTACCTGCTGCTCGTCCGCCGGGCACGCCACCGCCATCCGGTCCTCGGCTGGAGCCGGTGGCGGACCGGCTGCTTCCTGGGCGGGATCGTCCTGCTCGGTGTCGCGCTCCTGCCGCCCGTGGCCCCCTTCGCCCACGCGGACTTCCGCGGGCACATGGTCCAGCACCTCCTCATCGGCATGTACGCGCCGCTCGCCCTGGTCCTGGCCGCCCCCGTCACACTCCTGCTGCGCACCCTGCCCGCATCCGGGGGCCGTCGCCTGACCGCGGTGCTGCACAGTCCGCCCGCCCGTGTGATCGCCCACCCGGCGGTCGCGCTGGCGCTCTCCACGGGCGGCCTCGCGGTGCTGTACTTCACTCCTCTGTACAACGCGATCACGGCCGACCCGGCAGCGCACTGGCTGCTGCACGCGCACTTCCTGCTCTCCGGATGCCTGTTCGCCCATGTCATCGCCGGCCCCGACCCCGCCCCGGACCGGCCGGGAGTCAGGGCCAGGCTGGTCTACCTCGGCGTCGCGGTCGCGGCGCACGCCGTGATCTCCCAGTTGATGTACGGCGGTTTCTGGGCCGACATCCACGCGCCGATCGACCAGGTGCGGGGCGGCGCCGAGATCATGTACTACGGCGGCGACCTGGCCGAGTTGCTGCTGGCCGCCGCGTCGGTGGCCACCTGGCGGCCCGAGCGGCGGGGCGCGGTGGGCCGGGGGGCGGCGGGCCGGAGCGCTGGGCGGGGAGTCGCGCGGGCCCGGAATGTCAGTGGCGGGTCGTAG
- a CDS encoding acyl-CoA thioesterase has protein sequence MSKPFSVPVTVRGYETDVQGHLNQAVYLNYAEHARWSLLHAAGISQAALIGGGVGPVALETTIRYKRELLAGDEVEVTCAFEWGGGKTFRIEQSVLKADGSVAAEITAVGGILDLEQRRLVADPAEVFRKLAADPGMFGL, from the coding sequence GTGAGCAAGCCGTTTTCCGTCCCTGTGACCGTCCGTGGGTACGAGACCGACGTCCAGGGGCACCTCAACCAGGCGGTGTACCTGAACTACGCGGAGCACGCCCGCTGGTCGCTGCTCCACGCCGCCGGCATCAGCCAGGCCGCGCTCATCGGCGGCGGCGTGGGTCCGGTCGCCCTGGAGACGACCATCCGCTACAAGCGCGAGCTCCTCGCGGGTGACGAGGTCGAGGTGACGTGCGCCTTCGAGTGGGGCGGCGGCAAGACGTTCCGGATCGAACAGAGCGTCCTGAAGGCCGACGGCTCGGTCGCCGCCGAGATCACGGCGGTCGGCGGCATCCTGGACCTGGAGCAGCGCAGACTGGTCGCCGACCCCGCGGAGGTCTTCAGGAAGCTGGCGGCGGATCCGGGCATGTTCGGGCTCTGA
- a CDS encoding IPT/TIG domain-containing protein — protein sequence MATDPTIAQVTMTLAALAATGATPRPSGETPIQQTERIITGINAQLSDPRLATQGAWKLVWLALSDANANMAYIARSTNGSNEFAVVARGTDADLTDILEDLDVGTVVPFPESGSPKPVVSKGAMDAFQRVVNARSIASPSPNVTLAQALAAALNAAPSSPRPTVYLTGHSLGGCIATMLAPYLQAQTWKNQPQFAVITYAAPTAGVQSFADYFDSLPWVIDERHNNAYDLVPHAWADLDTAAGWYPSPGPQATEEVKLLIGAISKRTKGNVYVQPGTLFPMNTGYTSLAKNLVNKTTQDFLGQVAFQHANSTYLGLVGAPAVPSGPVVTDVTPTFGAPGATVTINGSGFSPDSMVDFGHVACTTLNIDPSGLRITAKVPNGTGVVHVRVTNTLGTSPAVAMGQFAYGGPAPVVVSAVSPTSGKAGTSITISGSGFAGGATVHFKDKASDSVKFVSTGQITATAPGQLDDNQTVNITVTVGQATSPTSPADEFTYTGR from the coding sequence ATGGCAACCGATCCGACAATCGCCCAGGTGACCATGACCCTGGCTGCCCTCGCAGCCACCGGGGCCACCCCACGTCCGTCCGGGGAAACCCCGATCCAACAGACCGAACGGATCATCACCGGCATCAACGCGCAACTGAGCGATCCCCGCCTTGCGACGCAGGGCGCGTGGAAGCTGGTGTGGCTCGCCCTGAGCGACGCCAACGCCAATATGGCCTACATCGCCCGGAGCACCAACGGCTCGAACGAGTTCGCCGTGGTCGCTCGCGGAACGGACGCCGATCTGACCGACATCCTCGAGGACCTCGACGTCGGCACAGTCGTCCCGTTCCCCGAGAGCGGATCGCCGAAGCCCGTCGTTTCCAAGGGAGCCATGGACGCGTTCCAACGGGTGGTCAACGCCCGCTCGATCGCCTCACCCTCCCCGAACGTCACGCTCGCTCAGGCGCTCGCCGCCGCGCTCAACGCGGCACCCTCCTCGCCGCGGCCGACCGTCTATCTGACCGGTCACAGCCTGGGCGGTTGCATCGCCACCATGCTCGCGCCGTACCTGCAGGCACAGACCTGGAAGAATCAGCCGCAGTTCGCGGTGATCACCTATGCCGCTCCCACCGCCGGCGTGCAGAGCTTCGCCGACTACTTCGACTCCCTGCCGTGGGTCATCGACGAGCGCCACAACAACGCCTACGACCTGGTACCGCACGCGTGGGCCGATCTCGACACCGCCGCCGGCTGGTACCCGAGCCCGGGACCGCAGGCGACCGAGGAAGTGAAGCTGCTCATCGGGGCGATCTCCAAGCGCACCAAGGGCAACGTCTACGTCCAGCCCGGCACGCTCTTCCCGATGAACACCGGATACACGAGCCTTGCCAAGAACCTGGTCAACAAGACCACCCAGGACTTCCTCGGCCAGGTCGCCTTCCAGCACGCCAACTCCACCTACCTGGGCCTGGTGGGGGCGCCTGCCGTTCCTTCCGGGCCGGTGGTGACCGACGTGACCCCCACCTTCGGCGCACCAGGCGCCACGGTGACCATCAACGGCAGCGGTTTCAGTCCGGACAGCATGGTCGACTTCGGCCACGTCGCCTGCACCACGCTCAACATCGACCCCTCCGGCCTCAGGATCACCGCCAAGGTCCCCAACGGAACAGGCGTCGTCCACGTCCGCGTCACCAACACCCTCGGCACCTCCCCGGCGGTCGCGATGGGGCAGTTCGCCTATGGCGGACCCGCACCCGTGGTGGTCAGTGCGGTCAGCCCGACCAGCGGAAAGGCCGGCACCTCGATCACCATCAGCGGCTCGGGCTTCGCCGGTGGCGCCACCGTGCACTTCAAGGACAAGGCATCCGATTCGGTCAAGTTCGTCTCCACCGGCCAGATCACCGCAACCGCGCCCGGTCAGCTCGACGACAACCAGACGGTGAACATCACCGTGACGGTCGGCCAGGCCACCTCTCCCACCAGCCCGGCCGACGAGTTCACCTACACCGGACGGTAG